The genomic interval ATCTAAGGCTTTTTAGTTTGTGAGAACGCACGGTATAAGGGGGAGGATTTATATGTATATTGAGAATTTGCAGGAAAAAGACATCTATACAGAAGAATTTCCCTTCCGTCTAGAATTAAACCAAACTGACGACTTTATATTTCCTGCCCATTGGCATCATGCAGCTGAAATTGTTTACCCCATTAACGGCAACTATGCTGCATTAGTTAATGGCCAGGAATATATCATGAAGGAACGAGATATTCTATTTATTCCTGGCGGTGAAATTCATAACTTTGATACACATGTCAAAGGCAATCGCTATTTTATCCAATTTGAAATAGCCACCCTGGAGGTGTTTGGACATTTAAATAAATTAACCCCGCTCTTATCGATAACAAAACTAATCTCTCCAGATAATGATGAGCTTTTACATCATCAACTTGAAGATGAGCTAATCAAACTTGTCAATGAATACAATCAAAAAACGCCCTCCTATATCTTAGCATTAAATGCCAGAATATTTGATATCTTAGTGCTCTTATCCCGCAACCTAATAGATAAGGCCGCTGCTGCCTCCGCTCAAAACCAAACTAAGAAACTATATTCCAGCCAAAAATTAACCAGTGCTTTTCAATATATTGAAGATCACTATCAAAATGATATTTCACTCAAAGATGTATCGGCTGCAGCCGGATTTAGCCAATACTACTTTTCACGGATTTTTAAAGAAATGACGGGAAAAAACCTTCCCCAATACTTAAATGAGCGTCGCATAAAAAGAGCCGAAAAATTGTTGACTACACACAATATTTCCATCCTTGATACAGCACAAGCCACAGGTTTTAACAGTCTTGCCACCTTTAATCGCGCCTTTAAAAAAATAAAAGGCTGCACCCCGATGGACTATAAACATCTACAGCTTAAATAAAAAAAACACCGTGCTATAGATTTTCGTTTCTAAAATTATAACCTCTCAGACTGCTTTACAAATCCTAGCGATCGAAAGACCCGCCATCTTACTTTTTTTAGTTAGAGAATCCATGTATTACCAGACAAACAAGCCGACAATGCCTGCCGAGAGAAACGATACCAAAACGCCTGAGAGCAACAGATAACCAACATTTTTGGCAACGGTTTCATTTTTCTCATCACTTACAAGACCCTTGAAAGCACCAATGATCATACCAAGGGTCGAAAAATTTGCAAATGAAGTGACAAACACCGTAAGAATTGCCTGAAAATGAGGACTGAAGGTATCCATGATCGGACCGACCCCGATCATTACGACAAATTCATTCATGACAAGCTTAGTTCCCATATACTGGGCAAACTGAAAGGCTTCCGTCATCGGCAGACCCATGAGCCAAGCAAACGGAAACATGATGACACCTAAAATATGGCTAAGGGTAAGCCACGGATCGACGAGCATGAGAATTTTATCAATAAGTGCAGCAAGGGCTACAAATGCAATGACATTGGCCGCGATAATCAATATAAGCTTGCCCGCTCCAAGGATGGAATTGCCGAGGAAAGAGAAAAATGGTTCTCTTTCCCTGCGAA from Pelorhabdus rhamnosifermentans carries:
- a CDS encoding helix-turn-helix transcriptional regulator; this translates as MYIENLQEKDIYTEEFPFRLELNQTDDFIFPAHWHHAAEIVYPINGNYAALVNGQEYIMKERDILFIPGGEIHNFDTHVKGNRYFIQFEIATLEVFGHLNKLTPLLSITKLISPDNDELLHHQLEDELIKLVNEYNQKTPSYILALNARIFDILVLLSRNLIDKAAAASAQNQTKKLYSSQKLTSAFQYIEDHYQNDISLKDVSAAAGFSQYYFSRIFKEMTGKNLPQYLNERRIKRAEKLLTTHNISILDTAQATGFNSLATFNRAFKKIKGCTPMDYKHLQLK